TGCACTGCTAATTCAATCATATTTATCTCAGATGTTTTGGTTTAATCTCTATCCCATACCTTCTCATTCTTTTCTTGTACATTCCTTGGTCCTTTCTTTTGTGTCccaaaaatgttgtaaatgcCCCTGTCTTTTGCCACTGATTTAAATGTACAGCATCACTGCTTAGTACAGGTTTTCACAGAAATAGGCCCAGTAACATCTTTGCACTGTGCTCCCAGTCTTTTTGTTGATTTGGTTGGTCATCGAATCTATCTGATCCCAGACCAGCTGTGGAGATAGGAGGTCCAGCCTGAGCCCCGCGACCCAgcaccctcctcctcacctacacaAAAGAGTTAAGGGTGTTATACAGTATAGCACTTCAAGAAACTGGAAATGAAAGTTAACAGAAAGACTATGAAAGTGTTTTTGGAGACATCTGAGTGCACTGCACAGGctctgtgttaaaataaaaagcagtatGTTTCAATTTTACAAAGGCTGTTCACGTAGTAAATACTCTACCTTGTGCAATGGCAGCCAGTTTGCTCTTTTCCTCTGGACTGAGCTGCAGCATGGTGTGAATAACGGGCAGGAGTGCCTGCCTCTCACTCCCAGATCGCAGGAAGATGAACTGCAGCAGGACGTTCTTCAGATACTCCAGGTTGGCCAcgctcttctccctctcctggtTTCTCTCTAGACGACGCACTTCACTCTTCAACAACTGGTGAAAAATACCAGGAATTTGAAATAAGATTTGACAAAGTCACGGCATCCAAGACTGTTCGCTTCCCAAAATCTGCATATCTCTTACTAGTGAAGACATGAAGAAATACTTTTTTGATCAATAGACCttattcacagcagacattttacttgttatgcagcagaaacacaggagTAACTACTTACATTAAACTTGCCATTGGCCAGCCTGCATGATGCAAGGGCTCTGAAACTGGCAAAACTAAATGGTACACActcatcattaatgttattaattccACATGTGCTTCTTtacaatgaaatgtcaaaaattctgctgtgaaaaaaaactgGTAAGCATAAGGCTAATGTCAAGGGTGATGGAATGAAACCAGGAAAGGGGAAATTAATTATTCTgtaaagaggaaacaaagtAGAGAccttttaatttgttattttcaaggtcgttgttgtttttgttaacaCTGCAAAACAAGCTCAATTTGCATTATTTGAAATATAACTTTGTTTTAGTGGTCGTACAGACGTAGCCTCACTCGTTTAAACTGTCGATAATTTTGACCGCCGCTACTTTCCGTAGTGTAACAGCATACGTCACACATAACAAGTATGGCGGCGCTCTGTAGGACAGAGCTGTTGGGTGTTTTGggagaaatacagtaaaactCTGTTTATGACAACAATATCTAAACGTAAATTGCTGCTGTTGAAAATTTAAACTATTAACACTGTGAAATATGGGAATACAGCGTCTTCTGAGCGGGGCGCTGGAGTTTTACTCCAGACAGTTTCAACTCGTTAGCATTCAGCACAAAGTCAGTGTCCTTCGAAACGTGTCCGTGTCGGTGCAGACTTCACCGAGCAGCGGCCTGTCCAACCGGGTTACATGTGTTTCGGGACTGTGCAGCTGGAGATTCGTCCACACAAGCCGCCGCTGTGCCGCTTACGGACAGCTGTCAGCCCGCCGCAGCCTCTGCACCTCCGTCTCCACCCGGCCCATCAGCGATATCACCCTGTTCGAGCACGACGGGACCCGCTTCTTCCGGCTCCTCTCAGTCTTCTGTGGCGGGCAGTTTGTCTTCTGGACATACCTGGCTCACTTCGCCTACACCGGGCTCAGAAACATAGGGGGAAGcgagaagcagacagagaaagggaaagcCGTGGcgtccaccaccaccaccgggCTGGCTGGGATGTGGAGTTTTGAGATGAACCTGGGGTCAAACACCTGGAGGTATGGCTTCACACTGGGATGCCTGGTAATAGGAGCGGGGATAGTCGGGCTCGGGACTCTGTTTTGCCGTCGCTCTGTAAGCCAGCTGGTTTTACGTAGAGGGGGGAGGATGGTGACAGTGTGCACACAGTCACCTTTTGGACCAGGCCGAGGCCGGAGAATAACAGTCCCACTATCCGAGGTGGCCTGTTACGCTCACCGACAGCAGACCCCCTCGTTCATCCCTCTCAAGGTTAAAGGACACAAGTTCTACTTTCTCCTGGACAAAAACGGGACCCTGAACAACGCTAGGCTGTTTGATGTTACTGTTGGGGCATACCGGCAACTTTAAGTTGGGGTTCCCAAAACTGTTGGGCACCAGAAATCAGTGGAAGAACTATGTCAtgcctgtttctgtttgatcATTTCTcttcactgaaataaaatatacaagatCAAGAGTATAGACTGGTTTGAGTTAATTTATGCTTAGTGTGCCATATCTATTCTGTTCACACTgtttaaactaaaaataatcagcagattaattgaaaTATTTGCTAGTTGCAACccatattaa
This genomic window from Lates calcarifer isolate ASB-BC8 linkage group LG1, TLL_Latcal_v3, whole genome shotgun sequence contains:
- the LOC108900564 gene encoding transmembrane protein 223, producing MGIQRLLSGALEFYSRQFQLVSIQHKVSVLRNVSVSVQTSPSSGLSNRVTCVSGLCSWRFVHTSRRCAAYGQLSARRSLCTSVSTRPISDITLFEHDGTRFFRLLSVFCGGQFVFWTYLAHFAYTGLRNIGGSEKQTEKGKAVASTTTTGLAGMWSFEMNLGSNTWRYGFTLGCLVIGAGIVGLGTLFCRRSVSQLVLRRGGRMVTVCTQSPFGPGRGRRITVPLSEVACYAHRQQTPSFIPLKVKGHKFYFLLDKNGTLNNARLFDVTVGAYRQL